One region of bacterium genomic DNA includes:
- a CDS encoding zf-HC2 domain-containing protein — MRCKKVQRRLSAFLDGEIKSKEKKEIKGHLLDCPTCSKELEDLSASWDILLKLKPVEPPVYLIQKILTAATVSKEYLSWWQELILKPAPIIATATAGILIGIFLGQTFYSKNGYLRQLDNEFTSSIYLDSFADFPEWSAGNIIFAEEEG; from the coding sequence ATGAGATGCAAAAAGGTGCAAAGAAGGCTATCCGCTTTTTTAGACGGTGAAATTAAAAGTAAGGAAAAAAAAGAGATTAAGGGGCATTTATTAGATTGTCCGACTTGTTCAAAGGAACTGGAGGATCTATCCGCGAGCTGGGATATTCTACTCAAACTCAAACCTGTTGAACCACCTGTTTATCTCATTCAAAAAATCCTGACCGCGGCAACCGTGAGCAAAGAATATCTGTCCTGGTGGCAGGAATTGATATTGAAACCCGCTCCTATCATCGCCACTGCTACCGCAGGTATTCTTATAGGTATCTTTCTGGGGCAAACCTTTTATTCAAAAAATGGCTATCTTAGACAGCTGGATAATGAGTTCACAAGTTCCATCTATCTCGATAGCTTTGCTGATTTTCCTGAATGGTCAGCAGGCAATATAATCTTTGCAGAGGAGGAAGGATAA